From bacterium, a single genomic window includes:
- a CDS encoding O-antigen ligase family protein — protein MTGTAQPLAKSTAFLPEKSLRAVDVALSSAVLLIPFISWGEVPWLLGPFVLLVAGVLLAVIREGSIRGSVQIPEAPFWIPLAIVLGLSLSHLVRTPVPYSSFLFLVHLALASVFFYLLWSRPRKVAVMAMVLVWTGILVTWVAVQALVLGMRPPAGPFPNPNYTATVLLVCLAMALGSLMPSRERKWETAVMLSAAMLGSVGLMLIGSRSGGLGMILLWAGYLIFRRGHMRWVAILVIAMIILLPSTIRHRVTEGYKADPHAFSRLLIWGSSLRMGADHPLIGVGPNLFYEYAPVYAFPTEELPVRYGRIARKPHNEYLRSWAEGGVIGVIGLGLFLFITLRMMLHSINLGRPGPALAVGIILYQALFHDITEVFSLMVLMAWCLAQITPETDRTVESGNGPRRFIPVATGVVILCFALWLNLDLASRAFWFQGKRLMDVDLPGALKATKAATLINPLLPGASRDLAQIRLMMSDQNTDEQELSRVLAAILRAQSLNRLDTVPPRLQAAIYIKAARQGEMKAAGALAAAAGKLKEASLIEPHNALILLNMAEVYWDLGQRERALDLLDNALREEPNYLQAHRTRISWLSKLDPGRITWAQSELAKAKERGAGYRPQGDYEEIILR, from the coding sequence ATGACCGGTACGGCCCAGCCGCTGGCAAAATCCACCGCATTCCTGCCAGAAAAGTCCTTGAGGGCGGTTGATGTCGCTCTGAGCTCCGCTGTGCTTCTCATCCCCTTCATCAGTTGGGGTGAAGTCCCGTGGCTCCTGGGCCCCTTTGTCCTTCTTGTCGCGGGTGTGCTCCTGGCTGTAATACGGGAAGGATCGATCAGAGGAAGTGTCCAGATCCCTGAGGCCCCTTTCTGGATCCCGCTTGCCATAGTGTTGGGCCTCTCCCTTAGCCATCTCGTCCGCACTCCGGTACCCTACAGCAGCTTCCTGTTCCTGGTCCACCTGGCCCTTGCGTCGGTATTTTTCTACCTTCTCTGGTCGCGGCCAAGGAAGGTGGCCGTTATGGCCATGGTCCTGGTGTGGACCGGCATCCTGGTGACCTGGGTCGCGGTCCAGGCACTGGTTCTGGGGATGCGTCCCCCTGCTGGTCCTTTCCCCAACCCCAACTATACAGCGACCGTTCTCCTGGTCTGTCTGGCCATGGCCCTGGGATCTCTCATGCCGTCCCGAGAGCGGAAATGGGAAACGGCTGTTATGTTGTCGGCGGCGATGCTCGGTTCCGTCGGCCTCATGCTCATCGGATCGCGATCGGGCGGGCTGGGGATGATCCTGCTGTGGGCGGGTTATCTCATCTTCAGGAGAGGGCACATGCGCTGGGTGGCGATACTGGTGATTGCCATGATCATCCTTCTTCCCAGCACGATCCGGCACCGGGTCACCGAAGGCTACAAGGCCGACCCACACGCCTTTTCCAGGCTCCTGATATGGGGATCGTCCCTCCGGATGGGTGCGGACCACCCTTTGATCGGTGTGGGCCCCAACCTTTTTTACGAATACGCCCCTGTTTACGCCTTTCCCACTGAGGAACTGCCGGTGCGCTATGGCCGGATCGCCAGAAAACCCCACAACGAATACCTGAGGAGCTGGGCCGAGGGGGGTGTCATCGGTGTGATCGGCTTGGGCTTGTTTCTTTTCATTACGCTGCGAATGATGCTCCATTCGATCAACCTAGGCAGACCGGGACCGGCCCTGGCGGTGGGTATCATCCTTTACCAGGCCCTTTTCCACGATATCACTGAGGTGTTTTCCCTCATGGTGCTCATGGCCTGGTGTCTCGCGCAGATAACCCCTGAAACTGACCGAACGGTAGAGTCTGGTAATGGACCAAGGCGCTTTATTCCTGTCGCCACAGGTGTGGTGATCCTTTGTTTTGCCCTCTGGCTCAACCTGGATCTGGCATCGAGAGCCTTCTGGTTCCAGGGCAAGAGACTTATGGACGTCGACCTGCCGGGTGCGCTCAAGGCGACGAAGGCTGCCACACTTATAAATCCCCTTCTCCCCGGCGCGTCGAGGGACCTGGCGCAGATCCGCCTGATGATGAGCGACCAGAACACCGATGAGCAGGAGTTGAGCCGGGTTTTGGCCGCCATTCTCAGGGCCCAGAGCCTCAACCGTCTGGACACCGTGCCCCCCAGACTGCAAGCTGCCATCTACATCAAAGCGGCCAGGCAGGGTGAAATGAAGGCTGCCGGGGCACTCGCCGCGGCTGCCGGGAAATTGAAGGAGGCTTCGCTTATTGAACCGCACAACGCGCTCATCTTGCTGAACATGGCTGAGGTGTATTGGGACCTCGGACAGCGTGAAAGGGCTCTGGACCTGCTGGATAATGCCCTGCGTGAAGAACCCAACTACCTTCAAGCCCACCGGACCAGGATATCCTGGTTGTCAAAACTGGATCCCGGCCGGATAACATGGGCCCAAAGCGAACTGGCAAAGGCAAAGGAAAGGGGGGCAGGGTATCGGCCCCAGGGCGATTATGAAGAGATAATACTAAGATAG
- a CDS encoding O-antigen ligase family protein produces the protein MVKGRGVPVLLLIFVLVLRPHMAGGAYPFAQGLFLVPVLVGLALLLLSSLATKDIPEGYFPVLLLPWSLLLWSLITLFWAPDPGQGLREIIAFFGNLTVFFMTFLLIRKEKEFEIGSLPVLGLIVTPVLASAFYQRVFGLGKIRETLRHLETSGEDVVDLAQIVSQNRVFAGFLNPNMLAGFLAIGVCLTLDLLLTASDRRRFLFFTFLTVAQGAVLVLTGSIGGSMVAVVMAGGVLLVRRRFKLREMVLAGGVVVLITAGLLAIRGENFLSGPENSILQRGGYMAAGIRMALIHPVLGWGSGSSPGALMGFVAEGVRPVADPHNFLVRTWISWGLPGLLFLVAFLSLWLKSIVDFFRVKGVRMVPPGYAGFVFGSMAFLGHSLLDMDFFVPETALFGWCVLGAALGLAGANDKSAITGKAESHNGFTLTMGAVALVMVLPVFVFFQGESLAFRAGKAVAEGEFEEGAHLYKDARAMLPMNGRFALDEGRARYAAGETDLANELFRKADSLMRASPYPSWEIGRAAQTAGKWQGSIPPLETALLRYKTSPRIRIDLARAYLNLGDSGQSYRLLEEVRRMSMFDPQARDLADEILSRMDL, from the coding sequence ATGGTAAAAGGACGGGGTGTTCCGGTTTTACTTCTTATATTCGTGCTGGTATTAAGACCCCATATGGCGGGTGGTGCCTACCCCTTTGCTCAGGGGCTTTTTCTGGTCCCGGTCCTTGTGGGGCTTGCCCTGCTTTTGCTTTCTTCGTTAGCGACCAAAGATATCCCTGAAGGGTACTTCCCGGTATTGCTCCTGCCCTGGAGCCTCCTGCTCTGGTCTCTTATCACTCTTTTCTGGGCGCCCGACCCGGGGCAGGGATTGAGGGAGATAATTGCTTTTTTTGGAAACCTTACTGTTTTTTTCATGACTTTTCTGCTCATACGTAAAGAGAAGGAATTTGAGATCGGATCGCTCCCTGTCCTTGGTTTAATTGTGACCCCTGTTCTTGCAAGCGCTTTTTACCAGCGGGTATTTGGCTTAGGGAAAATCCGTGAAACCCTTCGACATTTGGAGACTTCGGGCGAGGATGTGGTCGACCTGGCCCAGATCGTTAGCCAAAACAGGGTGTTCGCTGGTTTTCTCAACCCAAATATGTTGGCCGGATTTCTGGCCATTGGGGTTTGTTTAACCCTGGATCTACTTCTGACCGCCTCCGACAGGAGACGCTTTCTTTTTTTCACTTTTCTGACGGTGGCGCAGGGCGCGGTCCTTGTTCTTACCGGATCCATCGGTGGGAGTATGGTTGCTGTGGTCATGGCGGGGGGCGTTCTTTTAGTGCGGCGAAGGTTTAAGCTCAGGGAGATGGTTCTTGCCGGTGGGGTTGTCGTCCTGATAACGGCTGGACTTCTTGCCATTCGAGGGGAAAATTTCCTGTCTGGTCCTGAAAATTCAATCCTCCAGCGGGGTGGGTACATGGCCGCAGGAATCCGAATGGCGCTTATCCACCCGGTTCTGGGTTGGGGCTCAGGATCCAGTCCAGGAGCCCTCATGGGTTTTGTGGCCGAGGGAGTGAGGCCTGTGGCTGACCCTCACAACTTTCTGGTGCGGACCTGGATCTCCTGGGGACTGCCCGGGCTATTATTTCTGGTTGCTTTTCTGTCCCTGTGGCTTAAGTCTATCGTAGACTTCTTCAGGGTCAAGGGCGTTCGGATGGTTCCTCCGGGATATGCGGGCTTTGTTTTCGGGAGCATGGCCTTTTTAGGACATAGCCTGCTTGACATGGATTTTTTTGTACCCGAGACAGCGCTATTTGGATGGTGTGTCCTCGGGGCCGCCCTGGGATTGGCTGGCGCTAACGATAAGAGTGCCATTACCGGGAAAGCAGAATCCCATAACGGTTTCACTCTTACAATGGGCGCGGTAGCCCTGGTTATGGTCCTGCCCGTGTTCGTTTTTTTTCAGGGTGAATCCCTCGCTTTTCGCGCCGGCAAGGCCGTAGCGGAAGGTGAGTTTGAGGAGGGAGCTCACCTTTACAAAGACGCAAGGGCCATGCTTCCCATGAACGGGAGGTTCGCCCTCGATGAAGGTCGTGCCCGATATGCAGCAGGTGAGACGGATCTGGCCAATGAACTCTTCCGGAAGGCAGACTCCCTCATGCGGGCCAGTCCCTATCCATCCTGGGAAATAGGGCGTGCGGCCCAGACGGCTGGAAAATGGCAAGGTTCCATCCCTCCACTTGAAACGGCTCTTTTGAGATATAAAACCTCGCCGAGAATCAGGATCGATCTTGCGAGGGCGTACCTTAACCTGGGAGATTCCGGCCAGAGCTACAGGCTCCTTGAAGAGGTGCGGCGTATGTCAATGTTCGATCCACAGGCCCGGGATCTTGCCGATGAGATCCTTTCGAGAATGGATCTATGA
- a CDS encoding glycosyltransferase family 2 protein, with the protein MDFLPVSRKITREIREFIKSPRFDPEASPKSDAAWPRISVITPSYNQAAFLERTILSIHNQDYPNLEHIVIDGGSTDGSVDIIRKYERRLAYWHTLPDRGQSDAINQGAGKATGACMTWINSDDLLLPGALYKMARAFMDDPETDLVYGDQVEVDVDDRVTKRVHTIDFDIRDFIYEINIIIHQQSALWRTDLFHRIGGLKLYRYAMDYDLFYRMHAAGANSRRIPDFLSAFRVHSEGLTGSGEVGRHRGEEVNAVFRDFTGRDRNLLDRAFLRYYYKARRFAIQPRALLGAMENRLWRLLHKGIE; encoded by the coding sequence ATGGATTTTCTACCGGTCAGCAGGAAGATCACCCGCGAGATCAGGGAATTCATTAAATCACCACGTTTCGACCCGGAGGCTTCTCCTAAATCCGACGCTGCGTGGCCAAGGATCTCGGTCATCACTCCATCCTACAATCAGGCCGCTTTTCTGGAGAGGACCATCCTTTCCATCCACAACCAGGACTATCCTAACCTTGAACACATCGTCATCGATGGCGGTTCCACCGACGGCAGCGTCGACATCATCAGGAAATATGAAAGACGCCTCGCCTACTGGCATACCTTACCCGATCGCGGGCAGAGCGACGCCATCAACCAGGGTGCAGGTAAGGCCACCGGCGCCTGTATGACGTGGATCAACTCCGACGACCTCCTCCTCCCCGGCGCTCTGTATAAAATGGCCCGGGCTTTCATGGATGATCCCGAAACCGACCTCGTCTACGGCGATCAGGTTGAAGTGGACGTGGATGATCGAGTCACCAAACGTGTGCACACAATCGATTTCGACATCCGGGATTTCATCTACGAGATCAACATCATCATCCATCAGCAGTCCGCCCTTTGGAGGACTGATCTGTTTCACAGGATCGGTGGCCTGAAACTCTACCGATACGCCATGGATTACGACCTTTTTTACAGGATGCATGCGGCGGGTGCCAACTCCAGACGGATCCCGGATTTCCTTTCCGCTTTCAGGGTTCACAGCGAAGGGCTCACGGGGTCCGGAGAAGTGGGCCGCCATCGGGGGGAAGAAGTGAACGCTGTGTTCCGGGATTTCACGGGACGCGACCGAAACCTTTTAGACCGGGCGTTCCTCAGATATTATTACAAGGCCAGGCGGTTCGCTATTCAGCCCAGAGCACTTTTGGGGGCAATGGAAAACAGGCTGTGGCGCCTCCTGCACAAGGGAATAGAGTGA